The Petrotoga olearia DSM 13574 genome includes a region encoding these proteins:
- the coaE gene encoding dephospho-CoA kinase (Dephospho-CoA kinase (CoaE) performs the final step in coenzyme A biosynthesis.) has product MVIGITGPAGSGKSTVSKIIKKICEDKASIIDVDRLGHEVLTYFFIKEKLKEIFGEEIFDDDNNISRSKLGEIVFSNKEKLELLNQIVHPEILKKTEQILKKISNKNDIIMVDAALLFKIGLDKLCDKIIYVDAPEELRIKRLSENRGIPLEKAKNIVKSQEYINSERCDFKILNIGNFDKLYKETEKIIQNL; this is encoded by the coding sequence ATGGTAATAGGAATTACAGGCCCTGCTGGATCTGGAAAAAGCACTGTATCAAAGATAATAAAAAAAATATGCGAAGATAAGGCATCCATAATCGATGTGGATAGGTTAGGACATGAGGTCTTAACCTATTTTTTTATCAAAGAGAAATTGAAAGAAATTTTTGGAGAAGAAATATTCGATGATGATAACAACATTTCTAGATCCAAACTTGGAGAAATAGTTTTTTCAAATAAGGAAAAGTTAGAATTGTTGAATCAGATTGTCCATCCAGAAATTCTTAAAAAAACTGAACAAATACTGAAAAAAATTTCAAATAAAAATGATATAATAATGGTAGATGCGGCTTTGCTTTTCAAAATAGGATTGGACAAATTATGCGATAAAATTATCTACGTAGATGCCCCAGAAGAATTACGTATTAAAAGGCTGTCAGAAAATCGCGGTATCCCCTTGGAGAAAGCAAAAAACATCGTTAAATCTCAAGAATACATAAACTCTGAGCGTTGTGATTTTAAAATATTGAATATTGGTAATTTTGATAAATTGTACAAAGAAACAGAAAAAATTATTCAAAACTTATGA
- a CDS encoding DUF933 domain-containing protein, whose amino-acid sequence MEIGIFGLPLTGKTTIFSLLTDYKIEDSYKREAIKRTAIIKDERVNSLARLFNPKKIIFASLDFIDIPSYDHKGDPKEKTRIFQMIQNVDALLLVIRSFKNPSVPWPENADNPIKQLEILKTELILRDLEIVENRLERLETQKKKTKFSVTEENEEKILFKIKEVLEDEVFVSKMDLTEEEKKLVGSLALFTLKPIIVCVNVDDDQFTKDSYEYKEPVVEECKKQNFAYIEIDGKIEVEINELENEEEKRLFLEDLSIKEPGVERLAKIVYNHVGLISFFTVGKDEVRAWTVKKGSTMKEAAGKIHSDFEKNFIRAEVMKYEDLIKYGSEEEVKEQGLWRLAGKDEILEDGEILNIRANA is encoded by the coding sequence GTGGAAATAGGCATATTCGGCCTTCCGTTAACGGGTAAAACTACTATTTTTTCCCTTTTAACTGATTATAAAATAGAGGATAGTTATAAAAGAGAGGCTATAAAAAGAACGGCAATTATAAAAGATGAAAGAGTTAATTCTCTTGCACGTTTATTCAATCCTAAAAAGATTATCTTTGCTAGCTTAGATTTTATCGATATTCCAAGCTATGACCACAAAGGGGACCCCAAAGAAAAAACGAGAATTTTTCAGATGATACAAAATGTTGATGCCTTGCTTTTGGTTATAAGATCGTTTAAAAACCCCTCGGTACCTTGGCCTGAAAATGCTGATAATCCAATAAAACAACTAGAAATTTTGAAAACAGAACTAATTCTCAGAGATTTAGAAATTGTAGAAAATCGATTAGAGAGGCTTGAAACGCAAAAGAAAAAGACAAAGTTCTCAGTGACAGAAGAAAATGAAGAAAAAATTTTGTTTAAAATAAAAGAAGTTTTAGAGGACGAGGTTTTCGTTTCCAAAATGGACTTGACCGAGGAAGAAAAAAAATTAGTTGGTTCTTTAGCTTTATTCACTTTAAAACCCATTATCGTATGTGTCAATGTCGACGATGACCAATTTACAAAAGATAGCTACGAATATAAGGAACCGGTAGTCGAAGAATGTAAAAAACAGAATTTTGCGTATATTGAAATAGATGGAAAAATAGAAGTAGAAATAAACGAGCTAGAGAATGAAGAAGAAAAAAGATTATTCCTGGAAGATTTATCAATTAAAGAACCTGGTGTTGAAAGATTAGCAAAAATTGTGTATAATCATGTTGGACTAATTTCCTTTTTCACCGTAGGAAAAGACGAGGTAAGAGCATGGACAGTAAAAAAAGGCAGTACAATGAAGGAAGCTGCCGGGAAAATACATTCTGATTTTGAAAAGAATTTCATTCGCGCAGAGGTTATGAAATACGAGGATTTAATTAAATACGGAAGCGAAGAAGAAGTAAAAGAACAAGGACTTTGGAGATTAGCTGGAAAAGATGAAATATTGGAAGATGGAGAAATATTAAACATTAGAGCTAATGCTTGA
- a CDS encoding glucose-6-phosphate isomerase, protein MNGIKFDFSNVIHPNIENGLTEEEINQHANRIQDIVEMIKQKNPGFLSLPFTRVYIDRVLDLKTWIQSFESVVVLGIGGSALGNQALQTALNPLNYNVLSKEIRKTPKIYILDNVDPDFIASVLDQIDPRTTLFNVISKSGTTAEAMANYLVARGIVEGFGLDPKKHFLFTTDPEKGILKKIAEEEGIKTLDIPPSIGGRFSVLTPVGLLSALASGIDIIDLYNGAKEMHKRVTNPNIWENPAAFNALVHYLYYQKGYNISVMMSYSNKLFLLADWYRQLWAESLGKKYNLKGEIVNLGQTPIKALGTTDQHSQVQLYNEGPYDKVITFIQLENFERNIKIPNIHCDLPELAYLGGKNLSALLNTELAGTEYALTENNRPNLKVIFPQINPFNVGQFIFAYEFQTAVMGSLLEINPYDQPGVELGKKVTYAMMGRKGYEDFKIEVENKLKNKKQVTM, encoded by the coding sequence ATGAATGGAATAAAATTTGATTTCTCAAATGTTATTCATCCCAATATAGAAAATGGATTAACGGAAGAAGAAATAAACCAACACGCCAATAGAATTCAAGATATTGTGGAAATGATAAAACAAAAAAATCCTGGCTTTTTGAGTCTACCTTTCACAAGGGTTTACATAGATAGAGTTTTGGATTTAAAAACGTGGATACAAAGTTTTGAAAGTGTTGTAGTTTTAGGAATAGGCGGTTCAGCATTAGGAAATCAAGCACTGCAAACAGCGCTCAATCCATTGAATTATAACGTTTTATCTAAAGAAATAAGAAAAACTCCTAAAATCTATATTCTCGATAATGTTGACCCTGATTTTATAGCATCGGTATTGGATCAAATCGATCCAAGGACTACTTTGTTCAATGTTATATCAAAATCCGGTACAACAGCCGAAGCCATGGCAAATTATTTGGTTGCAAGAGGAATAGTAGAAGGATTTGGATTAGACCCAAAAAAACATTTTCTATTCACCACCGACCCAGAAAAAGGCATATTGAAAAAAATAGCTGAAGAAGAAGGAATAAAAACCTTAGATATACCCCCTTCAATTGGTGGCAGGTTCAGTGTTTTGACCCCTGTTGGTCTTTTATCAGCTTTGGCAAGCGGAATAGATATAATTGATCTATACAACGGTGCCAAAGAAATGCACAAAAGGGTTACCAATCCAAATATTTGGGAAAATCCTGCGGCTTTTAACGCCTTAGTTCATTATCTATATTACCAGAAAGGTTACAATATTTCCGTGATGATGTCATACTCAAACAAATTGTTTCTACTAGCTGATTGGTACAGACAATTATGGGCAGAAAGCCTTGGGAAAAAATACAATTTAAAAGGTGAAATCGTGAACCTTGGGCAAACTCCAATAAAAGCATTAGGAACCACTGACCAACATTCTCAAGTTCAACTATACAATGAAGGACCTTACGATAAGGTAATTACTTTCATACAGCTAGAAAATTTCGAAAGAAACATAAAAATCCCTAATATACACTGCGATCTTCCCGAGCTAGCTTATCTAGGAGGTAAAAACCTTTCAGCCCTTTTAAATACAGAATTAGCTGGTACTGAATACGCTTTAACAGAAAACAATAGACCAAATCTAAAAGTTATTTTCCCTCAGATCAATCCCTTCAATGTGGGGCAATTCATATTCGCATATGAATTTCAAACAGCAGTGATGGGAAGTCTATTAGAGATAAATCCCTATGACCAACCCGGTGTTGAATTAGGTAAAAAGGTTACTTATGCTATGATGGGAAGGAAAGGATACGAAGATTTCAAAATTGAGGTAGAAAACAAACTTAAAAACAAAAAACAGGTAACGATGTAA
- a CDS encoding adenine phosphoribosyltransferase, whose product METVEIKKWIRDIPDFPEKGVIFRDITPLLKNPEVFKYSLNKIVELIKDWDFDCIVSPESRGFIFATPLAYIMDKEFVPIRKPGKLPYKTYSISYELEYGQTSLEMHADAIEKGEKVIVVDDVLATGGTTKAIKELIERAGGETVGVVCLAELTYLNPRENLKDLEIASLIRY is encoded by the coding sequence ATGGAGACAGTAGAAATAAAAAAATGGATAAGAGACATACCAGATTTTCCAGAAAAAGGCGTTATATTTAGAGACATTACCCCACTTTTGAAAAATCCTGAAGTTTTTAAATATTCACTGAACAAAATCGTCGAATTGATAAAAGATTGGGATTTTGATTGCATTGTATCCCCTGAGTCAAGGGGATTTATATTCGCCACACCTTTAGCTTATATCATGGATAAAGAATTCGTTCCCATCAGAAAACCAGGAAAACTACCTTATAAAACTTATTCGATCTCTTACGAATTGGAATATGGTCAAACATCCCTGGAAATGCATGCTGACGCGATTGAAAAAGGTGAAAAAGTGATAGTTGTTGATGATGTGTTAGCCACCGGAGGTACCACAAAAGCTATAAAAGAATTAATAGAAAGAGCTGGAGGGGAAACCGTTGGAGTTGTTTGTCTTGCCGAACTAACCTATCTAAACCCAAGAGAAAATCTAAAAGATTTGGAAATTGCTAGTCTGATACGATATTGA
- the mazG gene encoding nucleoside triphosphate pyrophosphohydrolase, whose protein sequence is MLELGEKFEELMKVMKRLRGPKGCDWDKAQTHDSLKPYIIEEAYELVDSIDEQDITKIKEELGDILLQVVFHSTIAEENNEFFTIEVIDELINKLVRRHPHVFGDEKGYSYARWEEIKAKENGEKNFSRIGKLNKALPALSLARRIQENAAAVGFDWVEVKDVLDKVKEEVEELNEAKTQAEVEEEFGDLLFALVNLARFLKIDPEVSLRKASEKFIERFTQMEKAIEKDGKEFEALNLEELDKYWELIKKEEKR, encoded by the coding sequence ATTTTGGAATTAGGCGAAAAATTTGAAGAGCTTATGAAAGTGATGAAAAGATTGAGGGGACCAAAAGGCTGTGACTGGGACAAAGCCCAAACACATGATAGTTTGAAACCATATATAATTGAAGAAGCTTATGAATTGGTTGATTCTATTGACGAACAAGATATAACAAAAATAAAAGAAGAGTTAGGAGATATATTACTCCAAGTTGTTTTTCATTCCACTATTGCTGAAGAAAACAATGAGTTTTTTACCATTGAAGTAATAGATGAACTGATCAATAAGCTAGTGAGAAGACATCCCCATGTTTTTGGAGATGAAAAAGGATATTCTTATGCCAGGTGGGAGGAAATAAAGGCAAAAGAGAACGGAGAGAAGAACTTTAGTAGAATCGGTAAACTTAACAAAGCCTTACCAGCACTATCACTGGCAAGAAGAATTCAAGAAAACGCTGCTGCGGTAGGGTTTGACTGGGTAGAAGTTAAAGATGTGCTCGATAAAGTAAAAGAAGAAGTGGAAGAACTTAATGAAGCAAAAACCCAAGCAGAAGTAGAAGAAGAGTTTGGGGATTTGTTGTTTGCGCTGGTTAACTTGGCTCGTTTTTTAAAGATAGATCCGGAAGTATCTTTAAGAAAGGCAAGTGAGAAGTTTATAGAACGGTTCACTCAGATGGAAAAAGCGATTGAAAAAGATGGAAAGGAATTTGAAGCTTTAAATTTAGAAGAATTAGATAAATATTGGGAATTAATTAAAAAAGAGGAAAAGAGGTGA
- the galE gene encoding UDP-glucose 4-epimerase GalE: protein MILVTGGAGYIGSHLVKRLQDQNKEVVVFDNFEKGHKWAVKNVQVVEGDLRNEKDIDYVFENYKIDEVYHFAAFSLVGESMKEPYKYFKNNICGTLNLLNSMQKHKSRYIVFSSTAAVYGEPKVVPITEDQPKNPTNIYGQSKLMVEEILNWYSKLDIIKYVALRYFNAAGAYHDGSIGEAHEPETHLIPLVLETALGKRDKLYVYGDDYPTKDGTPIRDYIHVMDLIEAHILAMKWMKENEKSDVFNLGNGQGFSVLEVIKASEKVTSKKINYQVVERRPGDPAALIASSKKAEEILNWHPQHKELEKIISDAWNWHRNKDKKGLGG from the coding sequence ATGATACTTGTCACAGGAGGAGCTGGGTACATAGGTTCTCATTTGGTCAAAAGGTTGCAAGATCAAAATAAAGAAGTAGTAGTTTTTGATAACTTTGAAAAAGGTCATAAGTGGGCTGTCAAAAATGTACAAGTCGTTGAAGGAGATCTTAGAAACGAAAAAGATATTGATTATGTATTTGAAAATTACAAAATAGATGAAGTATATCATTTCGCAGCTTTTTCATTGGTTGGTGAATCAATGAAAGAACCTTATAAATATTTTAAAAACAATATATGTGGGACATTGAACCTTCTGAACAGTATGCAAAAACACAAAAGTAGGTACATAGTTTTTTCTTCTACCGCTGCTGTTTATGGAGAACCAAAAGTAGTCCCCATCACTGAAGATCAACCTAAGAATCCTACAAACATCTATGGTCAATCAAAATTAATGGTTGAAGAAATACTAAATTGGTATTCTAAACTTGATATTATAAAGTATGTAGCTTTAAGATATTTCAATGCCGCAGGGGCATATCATGATGGCAGTATTGGTGAAGCTCACGAACCGGAAACCCACTTGATCCCATTAGTTCTGGAAACAGCTTTAGGAAAAAGAGACAAGCTGTACGTTTATGGTGACGATTATCCAACCAAGGACGGAACACCCATTAGAGACTATATCCATGTTATGGATTTGATAGAGGCCCACATTTTAGCTATGAAATGGATGAAGGAAAACGAAAAATCTGACGTTTTTAATTTAGGTAACGGGCAAGGATTTTCCGTTTTAGAGGTTATTAAAGCATCCGAAAAAGTAACTTCAAAAAAAATAAATTACCAAGTAGTAGAAAGAAGACCTGGCGATCCTGCTGCTTTAATAGCTTCCTCAAAAAAAGCAGAGGAGATCCTAAACTGGCACCCTCAACACAAGGAATTAGAAAAGATAATATCCGACGCTTGGAATTGGCATAGAAATAAAGATAAAAAAGGATTAGGAGGATAA